DNA from Streptomyces sp. Edi4:
CACGTACACCTGCGCGGCGAGCGCGGGGGAGAGGTCCTGCTGGCGGACCCGGGCCAGCGCGTCGGCGACCGTGGCGTCGGGGCGCAGCACGATGGGCTCGGTCGTCATCAGACCGCCCGCCGTGCGCTCCTCGTAGGAGAGCAGCCGGCGCACATCGGCCGCGTCGTCGGGCTGCATCAGGGTCAGGAGGCGTTCCTTGTCCTCCTCGGGCAGCTCCGAGAGCAGGTCGGCGGCGTCGTCCGGGTCCATCGCCTCCAGGACGTCGGCGGCGCGCTCGTCCTTCAGCTTGCCGAGGATCTCCACCTGGTCGTCGTCGGGCAGCTCCTCCAGGACGTCGGCGAGCCGGTCGTCGTCGAGGGCGGCGGCCACCTCGGCGCGCCGCTTGGGCGAGAGGTGGTGCATGACGTTGGCCAGGTCGGCCGGGCGCAGCTGCTCGAAGGTGGCGACCAGGTTCTCGGCGCCCTGGCCGTGCTCCTCCAGGGAGAACCCCGTGACGGCGGACCACTCCACGGTCAGGGTCTCGCCCTTGCGGCGGAGCGCGCCCGCCTTGCCACGGCGTACGAAGACCTTGTCGATCTCCCAGTCGCGACGCGCCGGCAGCTGCTGGATCGCGACGTCGAGGACGGTCACCTGCTCGTCGGTCCCGACCAGGGTGACCCGGCGGTCCAGGAGCTCACCGAGGACGAGACGTTCGGTCGGGCGCTGCTCGAAGCGGCGCAGATTGACCACGCCGGTGGTGATGACCTGGCCCGACTCCACCCCGGTGACCCGCGTCATCGGCAGGAAGATGAGCCGTCGGCTCGCCACCTCGACGACGATGCCGAGCAGCCGGGGAGGCCTGCGGCCCACGCGCAGCATCGCCACCAGGTCGCGCACCCGGCCGACCTGATCGCCGTTCGGGTCGAAGACGGCGACGCCGGAGAGGTGGGAGACGAAGACCCGAGGGGCGGCTGCCGCCATGCGTGCCCCTCCTTCTGTGCCGGGAGTCCCAGGTGCCACGACGCGCTGCGGGACAAGGGCTTCAGGCTAGCGGGTGAGTGAGCGCGTCGCCCTCGCGGGTCGCCCGTCCGGCGCCCGGGCCGGCGGCGGCAACCGTGCGGGTAGGGTGCGGTCTGCCGATCCCCCACGTCCATGCGAGAGGCAGTACGCAAGGTGACCTCATCCTCCTGGTCCCCGCGGGTACGGGCCCGCCGGGCCGCCCTGTCCGTCGTGCTGTGCGCGGGGCTCGCCGCGGCGCTCACCGCGTGCGGTGGGGACCCGGACGAGGGCACCAATGGCGTCGGCAAGCTGTCCGCCCCCGAGATCGAGAACAAGGCGCGGGCGGCGGCCGACGGCGCGGGCGCGGTGCGCTTGTCGGGGACCCTGGTCAGCCAGGGCGGCTCGTACAAGATCGACATGAAGCTGAAGGGCAGCGGCGGCACGGGCACGGTCACGTCGCAGAAGAGCACGTTCGGGCTGCTGCGGGTCGGCGAGGACCTGTTCTTGAAGGCCGGCGCGGGGTTCTGGTCGCGCAGCGAGTCCGGCGGCGCGAGCGCGGCGGCGGGCAAACTCGACGACAAGTACGTCAAGGTGCCCTCCGGCGACCCCGCCTACCAGCAGCTGCGCGGGTTCACCGAGAAGTCGGCGCTGCTCAAGGGGGTGCTCGGGTTGCAGGGCACGCTGTCCAAGAAGGAGCGCTCCGAGGTCGCAGCGCTTCCCACGGTACGGATCGAGGCGGGCCGCGACGGCGAGGGCGGCACCCTCGACGTCTCCCTCAAAGGCACGCCCTACCCCCTGCGCTTCGAGCGGGCCGGCGGGGCGGGCGTCCTCGAACTGGCCGACTGGGACAAGGACTTCGCGCTGGCCGCGCCGGCGAAGGGGGACACGGTGGACTACGGCAAGCAGCTGCCGACGGCCTAGCGGGGTGCCTCCGGCGCGGGCCGCGCGTCGTGGGCCCGCCGGGGTCTCAGCGCCGCTTCCGCTTCAGGAGCAGCCGGGGCAGCGCGGCCGGCACCGCGTGGCGGGTGGTGGCGGGGGAGGCCACCGGGGCCGCCGCGAGGGAGGTGTCCGGGGCCGGCTCCAGGGGGCCCGCCGGAGTCAGGGCGACCAGACGGCACTGCGCCGCCCAGCGCGCGGGCATCGCCTCGCCGTCGGGGGCGTTGAGCCGCTTGCCCTTCAGCTCGGCCACCGCGCTCTCCCACGCGGCGGAGCCGGCGGGGATCTCGCGGACCTGTGCCGTCCAGGCCACCACGCGGCCGCCCTTGTCCTTGGAGCGGACCGTCACCGTCGCCGCGGCGCCGTCCACCAGGCCGTCGAGCGGCTGCTCGCCGGGGCCGCCGCCGATCACGTACGCCGCCCCGTCGATCCACGCGTGCCACAGGGCCCGCTCCGGCGCACCGGCGCCGCGCACCCAGATGAGCCCGGACTTCTTGGTGGCCTCCTCGACCAGCGCCCCATCGAGGAGGGCCTGGCCGGACAGCGTCTGCGTCATGGCACCACAGTAGAGGCCCAGGTGGGGGCCCGAGGAATAGTCAGTTCCGTAAACCCGTGATGCCCCTTACGCTTCCGCTGTGACCACTGCAACCACCCCGGCCCCCGCGCTCGCGGCCGTCCCGCGCACCGACGTCGTCCTGCTCGGGGTCGCCATCGCCAGCGTCTCGCTGTCCGCGCCGCTGATCGCCGCGACCGCCGCGCCCGCGCTGGCCATCGCCTTCTGGCGCAACGCGCTCGCGGTCGGCGCGCTGACCCCGGTGGCGTGGTTCAAGTACCGTGCCCGCCTGCGCGCCCTGACCCGGCGCGAGGTGGGCCTGACGGTCGGGGCGGGCGCGCTGCTCGCGCTGCACTTCGGACTGTGGCTGCCCAGCCTGAGCATGACGTCCGTCGCCTCCTCGACCGCGCTGTGCACCACCACCCCGATCTGGACGACCATCGCGCTGCGCCTGCGCGGCCACCGTCCCCCGGCCCTGGTGTGGACGGGCACCCTGGCCGCCTGCGTCGGCGTCGTCCTGCTCACCGGAGTCGACCTGAGCCTTTCGCCGCGCGCGCTGGCGGGGGACGCGCTCGCCCTCGGCGGCGGCGTCGCGGCCGCCGGGTACGTCCTGCTCGGCGCCGAGGTGCGCAAGAGCGTGGACACCGTGCCGTACACCTACCTCTGCTACGGCACGGCGGCCGCCGGGCTGCTCACGGCCGCCTTCCTGAGCGGCGCGGAGCTCACCTCGTACGACGGCACGACCTGGATCAAGCTCGGCGTGCTCACGCTCGCCGCCCAGCTCCTCGGCCACTCGCTGCTCAACCGGGTCGTGGCGAGTCTCGGCCCGTCCGTCACCTCTACGGCGATCCTGCTCGAAACCCCGGGCGCCGCCCTCATCGCGGCGCTCTGGCTCGGCCAGCAGCCCCCGGCCCTGGCCTACCCGGCGCTCCTGGTGATCCTGGCCGGGCTCGCCCTGGTCGTCCGGGCCAACCGCGCCTCCTGAGCCGTACGGCGGCCCCGGCCCCGGCCCGGGCGGGG
Protein-coding regions in this window:
- a CDS encoding CBS domain-containing protein, which encodes MAAAAPRVFVSHLSGVAVFDPNGDQVGRVRDLVAMLRVGRRPPRLLGIVVEVASRRLIFLPMTRVTGVESGQVITTGVVNLRRFEQRPTERLVLGELLDRRVTLVGTDEQVTVLDVAIQQLPARRDWEIDKVFVRRGKAGALRRKGETLTVEWSAVTGFSLEEHGQGAENLVATFEQLRPADLANVMHHLSPKRRAEVAAALDDDRLADVLEELPDDDQVEILGKLKDERAADVLEAMDPDDAADLLSELPEEDKERLLTLMQPDDAADVRRLLSYEERTAGGLMTTEPIVLRPDATVADALARVRQQDLSPALAAQVYVCRPPDETPTGKYLGMVHFQRLLREPPFTLVSSVVDSDLKPLPPDASLPSVTSFLAAYNMVAAPVVDDSGSLLGAVTVDDVLDHLLPDDWRETEFHGPEGVPDGRH
- a CDS encoding DMT family transporter; its protein translation is MTTATTPAPALAAVPRTDVVLLGVAIASVSLSAPLIAATAAPALAIAFWRNALAVGALTPVAWFKYRARLRALTRREVGLTVGAGALLALHFGLWLPSLSMTSVASSTALCTTTPIWTTIALRLRGHRPPALVWTGTLAACVGVVLLTGVDLSLSPRALAGDALALGGGVAAAGYVLLGAEVRKSVDTVPYTYLCYGTAAAGLLTAAFLSGAELTSYDGTTWIKLGVLTLAAQLLGHSLLNRVVASLGPSVTSTAILLETPGAALIAALWLGQQPPALAYPALLVILAGLALVVRANRAS